A part of Chitinivibrio alkaliphilus ACht1 genomic DNA contains:
- a CDS encoding peptidylprolyl isomerase gives MNKIGVTILLGLLSFAVFSKESSVNEGVFAQMKTSKGSITIQLYYDKTPLTVANFVGLAEGNISNTAQDEGDPFYDRVVFHRVVDGFVVQGGDPTGTGRGGPGYQFPDEIVPGLTHSKAGILSMANAGPGTNGSQFFITLDAQPHLDGKHTVFGEVVSGMDVVNSLRQGDTIRYVDIERVGSTAQEFSADQDHFDQLLADVKEEETRRQEKERDAQAASIAEKYPDAQKSEAGFFYIREAEGTGDTPQKGATVSVHYTGSFLDGQVFDSSRRRGTPLEFSLGMGEVISGWDAALLEMKQGEKRTIILPPELAYGEQGAGGVIPPNAWLVFEVELIDF, from the coding sequence ATGAATAAAATAGGTGTAACCATACTGTTGGGGCTACTCAGCTTTGCAGTTTTTTCAAAGGAGTCGAGTGTGAACGAAGGTGTATTTGCGCAAATGAAGACATCGAAAGGGAGTATCACAATACAGTTGTATTATGATAAAACTCCCCTAACTGTTGCCAATTTTGTTGGGTTGGCAGAAGGGAACATATCTAATACTGCCCAAGATGAGGGGGATCCTTTTTATGATAGAGTAGTGTTTCATCGTGTTGTTGATGGCTTTGTTGTTCAGGGCGGAGATCCAACTGGTACAGGACGCGGTGGTCCGGGGTACCAATTTCCTGATGAAATTGTACCTGGTTTAACCCATTCAAAGGCGGGTATATTATCTATGGCGAACGCTGGTCCTGGCACCAATGGAAGTCAATTTTTTATTACCCTCGATGCACAGCCACATCTTGATGGAAAGCATACCGTGTTTGGCGAAGTAGTGTCCGGTATGGATGTGGTGAACTCCTTACGGCAAGGTGATACGATTCGTTATGTCGATATAGAGCGTGTTGGCAGTACGGCGCAGGAGTTCTCTGCAGATCAAGACCATTTTGATCAACTTCTTGCAGATGTGAAAGAGGAGGAGACGCGTCGGCAGGAAAAAGAGCGGGATGCTCAGGCAGCTTCCATTGCAGAAAAATATCCCGATGCACAAAAATCAGAGGCGGGCTTTTTCTATATTCGTGAGGCGGAAGGAACGGGAGATACTCCCCAAAAAGGAGCAACTGTATCGGTCCATTATACGGGAAGTTTTCTTGATGGACAGGTTTTTGATAGTTCAAGACGACGTGGTACTCCCCTCGAATTTAGCCTTGGCATGGGAGAGGTGATTTCAGGGTGGGATGCTGCTCTGTTAGAAATGAAACAGGGTGAAAAACGAACAATCATACTTCCTCCGGAGCTTGCCTACGGTGAGCAGGGTGCAGGAGGCGTTATTCCTCCCAATGCATGGTTAGTATTTGAGGTTGAACTTATCGATTTTTAA
- the tsaE gene encoding tRNA (adenosine(37)-N6)-threonylcarbamoyltransferase complex ATPase subunit type 1 TsaE: MQFTTHSAQETRLIGERLASLLSPGAVVALEGDLGSGKTELVRGYMSRVFPGEIVHSPSFSIVNTYGSGEQYVHHFDFYRLHSPDELFEIGFSEYLESTAVVFIEWADMFPHVIPPHAEHIHMRTAGEESGRIIETTLSQLCPK; this comes from the coding sequence ATGCAATTTACGACACATTCTGCGCAGGAGACTCGTCTAATTGGAGAACGCTTAGCTTCTTTGCTTTCTCCCGGTGCAGTAGTTGCTCTTGAGGGCGATTTAGGAAGTGGTAAGACCGAGTTGGTTCGTGGCTATATGAGTCGTGTCTTTCCGGGAGAGATCGTTCATAGCCCAAGCTTTTCTATTGTTAATACCTATGGCTCAGGGGAACAGTATGTGCATCATTTTGATTTTTATCGGCTTCATTCCCCAGATGAACTATTCGAAATTGGGTTTTCAGAATATCTTGAGAGTACTGCCGTTGTGTTTATTGAATGGGCCGACATGTTTCCCCACGTTATTCCTCCCCATGCAGAGCATATACATATGCGAACGGCTGGAGAAGAGTCTGGTCGGATTATTGAAACAACCCTGTCTCAACTCTGTCCAAAATAG
- a CDS encoding sensor histidine kinase, whose translation MREKGFFQRIYGYVRSVHPETHIYLYIALVILGIIWYALYTSYMLERLTTYSKASTQAHAEMVSDVLFSDLSQYRKHSIIQGIVEDFDMPIIFTDEYGEPHIWWNIYRRKGLFQREKIAYDDDSYETIQYLRQKVREFENTYAPKLVYAGNSATRMGWLYFSDSTFLSGVRLLPFFEVFFVLIIILAIYIVLKSILFSERRSLWIGLAKETAHQMGTPITSLLGWIEYLKLESTSYESDFTLDYDTMEEDSFPNKVNDIASDMERDIARLRKVANRFELIGSKPSLRPSCLRKLLEDHGAYFSRRVPVFGRKVNVAVDIKNDLPPVLLNSDLLSWVFENLFKNSLDAMDKAEGEIYISAEHVKVDRVVIVRHRDNGCGVGKDKRNTVFSPGYTTKRRGWGLGLALARRIIQTYHKGKIYISWTKKGEGTEIVIELPVAPQAKKGAVHADEA comes from the coding sequence GTGAGAGAAAAAGGTTTTTTTCAGCGGATTTACGGATATGTACGGAGTGTGCATCCTGAAACGCATATATACCTCTATATAGCCCTAGTCATTCTTGGTATTATTTGGTATGCCCTTTATACTTCCTACATGCTTGAGCGACTCACAACCTACTCAAAAGCTTCCACCCAAGCTCACGCTGAAATGGTGAGTGATGTTCTTTTTAGTGACTTAAGTCAATACCGAAAACATAGTATTATTCAAGGTATTGTGGAAGATTTTGATATGCCCATTATTTTTACCGATGAATATGGTGAGCCCCATATTTGGTGGAATATCTACCGACGAAAAGGGTTGTTCCAACGCGAGAAGATAGCCTATGACGACGATTCTTACGAGACTATCCAGTATCTACGTCAGAAGGTTCGTGAGTTTGAAAATACCTATGCGCCTAAGTTGGTGTATGCAGGCAACTCAGCCACACGCATGGGGTGGCTCTACTTTAGTGATAGTACCTTTCTTTCTGGGGTTCGTCTGCTTCCCTTCTTTGAGGTTTTCTTTGTCTTAATAATTATTCTTGCTATTTATATTGTATTGAAATCCATACTTTTTTCGGAACGACGAAGCTTATGGATTGGTCTTGCCAAGGAGACGGCACATCAAATGGGAACTCCCATTACATCTCTTTTAGGGTGGATTGAGTACTTAAAGCTAGAAAGCACGAGTTATGAATCAGATTTTACCCTTGATTACGATACCATGGAAGAAGACAGCTTTCCCAATAAAGTCAATGATATCGCCAGTGATATGGAACGGGATATTGCTCGCTTGAGAAAAGTGGCAAATCGCTTTGAGCTCATTGGTTCAAAGCCTTCCTTGCGTCCTAGCTGTTTACGAAAGCTTCTTGAAGATCACGGTGCATATTTTTCGCGGCGTGTTCCTGTCTTTGGACGAAAGGTGAACGTCGCTGTTGATATTAAAAATGATCTTCCCCCGGTACTTTTAAATAGCGATCTTCTGAGCTGGGTTTTTGAAAATTTGTTTAAAAACTCCCTCGATGCCATGGATAAAGCAGAGGGTGAGATATATATTAGCGCTGAACATGTAAAGGTTGATAGGGTTGTTATTGTACGACATCGTGATAATGGCTGTGGTGTTGGCAAGGACAAGCGTAACACGGTTTTTTCTCCGGGCTATACCACTAAGAGAAGAGGGTGGGGCCTTGGTCTGGCCTTGGCACGAAGAATTATCCAAACCTATCACAAGGGTAAAATCTATATTTCCTGGACAAAAAAGGGGGAGGGCACTGAAATTGTGATTGAATTGCCCGTAGCACCCCAGGCAAAAAAAGGAGCAGTCCATGCCGATGAAGCGTAA
- the nifJ gene encoding pyruvate:ferredoxin (flavodoxin) oxidoreductase — protein MARNMVPHDGNSATAHVAHATNEVIAIYPITPSSPMGEISDAKSAMHEKNIWDSVPHVSELQSEGGAAGAVHGALSTGALTTTFTASQGLLLMIPNMYKIAGELTPTVFHVSARSLACQALSIFGDHSDVMACRQTGFAMLSSASVQEAQDFALISQAATLESRIPFLHFFEGFRVSHEIQKIEELTYDDMKEMIDDDLVRAHRQRGLSPDHPQIMGTSQNPDVYFTGRETVNAYYEKLPGILQNQMDKFGKLTGRNYRLYEYFGAEDAEKVIVAMGAGNETIHETVEYLNNTGEKVGVLKVRMYRPFSAELFVKEIPATVQKIAVLDRTKEPGSLGEPLYEDVRTAIGEMQEQQQAHFTHWPRVVGGRYGLGSAEFTPAMVKAVFDNLSADAPKNHFTIGINDDVMNTSLPFDPNFNIEGDDVFRGLFYGLGSDGTVGANKNSIKIIAKETENYTQGYFVYDSKKSGSLTTSHLRFGPKKIRAPYLISKANFLACHNFSFLEKYAMLKNLEEGGTFLLTSPYGKDEVWDKLPGKVQEEIVAKKLKFYVIDAVTIAEEIGLGSRINMVMQTAFFKISGIMDEADAVKAIKDAIKKTYGKKGDEIVNMNYQAVDAALSRIEEVNYAEITKQAEDLDTVPGEAPEFVKNVTAKLIRQEGETVKVSEMPADGKWMTGTTKFEKRNVAVHIPVWNCETCIQCNRCSFMCPHAVIRPKVYDAKELSDAPSTFKSCDGKAKYKDMKYTLQVSALDCTGCGLCVESCPMKAKEAIKMTPLTDEMRAKESENWDFFINKLPDVVVDDKDMSNFKGTQFVTPLFEFSGACAGCGETQYVKLISQLFGDRAIIANATGCSSIYGGNLPTTPYTTTKDGRGPTWNNSLFEDNAELAFGMRMTVDKFRERAFEVSRKLQEESSSPEISEKIAAVLEAPQATNEERASLRKDIEDLKEMIGNDTSLKKDFQTLADYIVDKSVWAFGGDGWAYDIGYGGLDHVLASGKNVNVLVMDTEVYSNTGGQSSKATPKGAVAKFAASGKPAEKKDLGMIAMSYGNIYVAKVSLSNPNQVVKAMREAEAYDGPSLVLAYSHCIAHGFNLKDGVKHQDAAVKSGHWQLYRYNPELAQEGKNPLSIDSKAPTMDYKEFALSENRFRTLAQSQKDLSDSLLESSAVEVANRYKLLEKLAEKDSQ, from the coding sequence ATGGCAAGGAATATGGTGCCCCATGACGGTAACTCCGCAACGGCTCACGTGGCTCATGCCACTAACGAAGTCATTGCAATTTACCCGATTACTCCTTCCTCTCCCATGGGGGAGATATCCGATGCCAAATCGGCAATGCATGAGAAAAACATTTGGGATTCAGTTCCACATGTTTCAGAACTACAATCTGAAGGCGGAGCCGCTGGTGCGGTTCATGGAGCACTTTCAACGGGTGCTTTGACAACAACCTTCACGGCTTCTCAGGGACTACTCCTGATGATTCCAAACATGTACAAGATTGCCGGTGAGCTCACGCCAACGGTATTTCATGTAAGTGCACGATCTCTTGCATGCCAAGCGCTCTCCATCTTTGGAGATCACTCCGATGTTATGGCATGCCGCCAAACGGGTTTTGCCATGCTCTCCTCCGCGTCGGTTCAAGAAGCGCAGGATTTTGCCCTTATCTCTCAAGCAGCGACCTTGGAATCACGCATCCCCTTTCTTCACTTTTTTGAAGGATTCCGTGTTTCCCATGAAATCCAGAAGATTGAAGAGCTTACCTACGATGATATGAAAGAAATGATTGATGATGACTTGGTTCGCGCACATCGCCAGCGTGGCCTCTCTCCCGATCATCCCCAAATAATGGGTACTTCACAAAACCCTGATGTATACTTTACCGGCCGTGAAACCGTAAATGCGTATTACGAGAAACTTCCCGGAATCCTTCAAAATCAGATGGACAAATTTGGAAAGCTAACCGGCCGAAACTATCGTTTGTATGAATATTTTGGTGCAGAAGACGCCGAAAAAGTTATTGTTGCCATGGGTGCCGGTAACGAAACAATTCATGAGACTGTGGAATACTTGAACAATACTGGTGAAAAAGTAGGGGTTTTGAAAGTACGAATGTATCGTCCTTTTAGTGCTGAACTCTTTGTTAAGGAGATCCCCGCCACGGTGCAAAAAATTGCAGTTCTTGACCGCACCAAAGAACCTGGCTCTTTAGGAGAACCTCTCTATGAAGATGTTCGCACTGCAATTGGAGAAATGCAAGAACAACAGCAAGCGCATTTTACCCATTGGCCACGTGTGGTTGGTGGTCGCTATGGTCTTGGTTCTGCTGAATTCACACCTGCCATGGTAAAGGCTGTCTTTGACAACCTTTCTGCAGATGCACCTAAAAATCATTTTACCATCGGTATCAATGATGATGTTATGAATACCTCTCTTCCTTTCGATCCAAACTTCAATATCGAAGGCGATGATGTATTTCGTGGGCTCTTTTACGGCCTCGGTTCTGATGGTACAGTTGGGGCAAATAAAAATTCAATTAAAATTATTGCTAAGGAGACAGAGAACTACACTCAGGGGTACTTTGTGTATGACTCAAAAAAATCTGGCTCCCTCACGACCTCACACCTCCGCTTTGGTCCCAAGAAGATCCGTGCTCCATACCTTATTTCAAAAGCAAATTTTCTCGCCTGTCATAACTTTTCGTTTCTTGAAAAGTATGCCATGCTGAAAAACCTTGAAGAGGGTGGAACCTTTCTTCTTACTTCTCCCTATGGAAAAGATGAAGTATGGGATAAGCTTCCCGGAAAAGTACAGGAAGAGATTGTTGCAAAGAAATTAAAATTCTATGTAATAGATGCAGTCACCATTGCTGAAGAAATTGGCTTAGGATCTCGTATCAACATGGTAATGCAAACAGCCTTCTTTAAAATATCTGGTATTATGGATGAAGCTGATGCGGTAAAAGCCATTAAAGACGCAATTAAAAAGACCTACGGCAAGAAGGGTGATGAAATTGTCAACATGAACTACCAAGCAGTTGACGCAGCACTCTCCCGTATTGAAGAAGTAAACTATGCGGAAATAACAAAGCAGGCAGAGGATCTGGATACAGTGCCCGGTGAGGCTCCTGAGTTTGTGAAAAACGTTACGGCTAAACTTATCCGTCAAGAAGGTGAAACGGTAAAAGTATCGGAAATGCCCGCTGACGGGAAGTGGATGACGGGAACAACAAAGTTCGAAAAACGAAATGTTGCTGTTCATATCCCCGTTTGGAACTGCGAAACCTGTATTCAGTGTAATCGTTGTTCCTTTATGTGTCCCCATGCGGTTATTCGTCCCAAGGTGTACGATGCAAAAGAGCTTTCAGATGCACCAAGCACATTTAAATCGTGTGACGGTAAAGCAAAATATAAGGATATGAAGTATACCCTGCAAGTATCAGCTCTTGACTGTACTGGATGTGGACTCTGTGTTGAATCATGTCCCATGAAGGCAAAGGAAGCCATTAAAATGACTCCTTTAACTGATGAGATGCGCGCTAAAGAGTCTGAAAACTGGGATTTCTTTATCAACAAACTTCCCGATGTGGTGGTTGATGATAAAGACATGAGCAACTTTAAAGGCACGCAGTTTGTCACACCTCTTTTTGAGTTTTCCGGTGCTTGTGCCGGCTGTGGTGAAACTCAGTATGTGAAACTCATATCACAGCTTTTTGGCGACCGTGCAATTATTGCCAATGCCACGGGATGTTCTTCAATCTATGGTGGAAACCTTCCCACAACTCCCTACACCACAACCAAAGATGGTCGCGGGCCTACATGGAACAACTCTCTCTTTGAGGACAATGCCGAACTTGCCTTTGGTATGCGCATGACCGTTGATAAATTTCGAGAGCGAGCCTTTGAAGTTTCCCGTAAACTTCAAGAAGAAAGCAGTTCTCCTGAAATATCTGAAAAGATAGCCGCTGTACTTGAAGCGCCACAGGCGACAAATGAGGAGCGTGCATCTCTTCGCAAAGATATTGAAGACTTGAAAGAGATGATTGGCAATGACACGAGCCTCAAGAAAGACTTTCAAACCCTTGCAGACTATATTGTAGATAAGTCTGTATGGGCATTTGGTGGTGATGGCTGGGCTTACGATATTGGCTATGGCGGTTTGGATCACGTCCTTGCATCCGGTAAGAATGTAAATGTTCTTGTCATGGATACGGAAGTGTACTCAAATACGGGCGGTCAGTCATCGAAGGCTACTCCTAAGGGAGCCGTAGCAAAATTTGCTGCCAGCGGTAAACCAGCGGAAAAGAAAGATCTTGGTATGATTGCCATGAGCTATGGTAATATCTATGTTGCCAAGGTGTCTCTTTCCAATCCAAACCAAGTGGTTAAGGCCATGCGTGAGGCTGAAGCCTACGACGGCCCATCTCTTGTACTTGCCTACTCACACTGTATTGCCCATGGGTTTAACCTCAAGGACGGTGTGAAACACCAAGACGCGGCAGTTAAATCAGGACACTGGCAACTCTACCGGTACAACCCTGAACTTGCTCAAGAAGGAAAGAATCCTCTTTCCATCGATAGCAAGGCTCCTACCATGGATTATAAGGAGTTTGCCTTAAGTGAAAACCGGTTTAGAACTCTTGCGCAAAGCCAGAAAGATCTTTCTGACTCCCTTCTTGAGAGTTCTGCTGTTGAAGTGGCAAATCGGTACAAGCTTCTAGAAAAGCTTGCTGAGAAAGATTCTCAGTAA
- the nfo gene encoding deoxyribonuclease IV — translation MKYIGPHVSITGGVQNAPERASELGATGFGMFTKNQRQWHAKPLTPDTISSFWENMHAAEYTSDMVLPHGTYLVNLCNPEREKRIKSLSCCIDELQRCSLLSLATLNIHPGSHLNKNSESQALALIAESINSALAETEDVTLVLENTSGQGTNLGYRLEHLAEIISQVNKKNRMGVCIDTCHAFSAGYDLSTKEGAAQFFEELDARIGLSYLRGLHLNDSKTPFGSRKDRHEILGAGELGMAVFEYIAQNDTFTKIPLVLETPRPELWKQEISHLQELAGGLCLPPQP, via the coding sequence ATGAAATACATTGGCCCGCATGTGTCAATTACCGGAGGAGTTCAAAATGCTCCTGAACGTGCCAGTGAACTTGGCGCGACTGGCTTTGGAATGTTTACTAAGAACCAGCGTCAATGGCATGCAAAGCCCCTTACCCCTGATACAATTTCATCCTTCTGGGAAAATATGCATGCAGCAGAGTATACGTCTGACATGGTTCTCCCTCATGGAACATACTTGGTAAATTTATGTAATCCAGAACGGGAAAAGCGTATAAAGTCATTGAGCTGCTGTATTGATGAATTACAACGATGCTCCCTCCTCTCTCTTGCAACCTTAAATATTCATCCCGGAAGTCATCTCAACAAAAATAGTGAGTCGCAAGCCTTAGCCCTTATTGCTGAATCTATAAACAGTGCCTTAGCAGAAACAGAAGATGTCACCCTTGTCCTGGAAAACACCTCCGGCCAGGGTACCAACCTCGGATATCGCCTTGAGCATCTAGCCGAGATTATCTCCCAAGTGAATAAAAAAAATCGCATGGGTGTGTGCATCGACACATGCCACGCCTTTTCGGCTGGATATGACCTCTCTACCAAAGAGGGTGCTGCACAATTTTTTGAAGAGCTCGACGCTCGCATCGGCCTCTCATACCTTCGTGGACTTCATCTGAATGATTCCAAAACCCCCTTTGGATCACGAAAAGATCGGCATGAAATTTTGGGAGCAGGGGAGCTCGGCATGGCTGTGTTTGAATATATCGCCCAAAACGATACCTTTACGAAAATCCCCCTTGTTTTGGAAACTCCTCGCCCAGAACTCTGGAAACAGGAGATATCCCACCTTCAGGAGCTAGCCGGCGGACTCTGTCTACCGCCGCAACCATAA
- a CDS encoding response regulator, giving the protein MPMKRKRVLWIDDEVEYLRSHIMFLETRGYAVTPVFSGDDGLYQLQKGEDRYDIVLLDEQMPGKDGLTVLVEIKELYPDLPVVMVTKSEEEELMEKAIGRNIDGYLTKPVNPSQVLLVCKNLLNSGEYVSKQAKTLFVKSYSDIQTSLNRSLGYKEWVKLYHSLIKREMSLSDIDDESIRQGHHGQFNDANKKFGDWLISVYPKWVEESVARPTMCHDILKKFIIPEISSGRPIAFLVLDSLRMDQYITIQRIIKRNFQVNNYFYYSLIPTAKEIALSSLLTGALPRDIKKEHESLWSVVEQGGTVWEELVKIGLEPSDIPHEKRTFYDFSAGAIDIDSIASSIVRDGCVPTIHADFLQLFAGFDSSAALGEMAANGTAFREMLESWFRGSRLYELLRRLSSEEVTVILTCSSGNILSTRGTEYYGQDQKIYSGRFRYGESVSCDERFGYHLTEPERFGLPVRSDSTLYISLKENYYFTEHASYQEYNRHYKNSFERGGVSMDEVILPLSVLKPKVLDLDLDF; this is encoded by the coding sequence ATGCCGATGAAGCGTAAGCGCGTACTATGGATTGACGACGAGGTCGAATATCTTCGTTCACATATCATGTTTCTTGAAACCCGCGGCTATGCCGTAACCCCTGTCTTTAGTGGTGATGATGGGCTGTATCAGTTGCAAAAAGGGGAGGACCGTTATGATATTGTGCTCCTTGATGAGCAGATGCCCGGTAAGGATGGGTTAACTGTTCTTGTGGAAATAAAAGAGCTCTACCCAGATCTTCCTGTTGTTATGGTGACAAAAAGCGAGGAAGAAGAGCTCATGGAAAAAGCGATTGGCAGAAATATTGATGGATATCTTACCAAACCGGTGAATCCAAGTCAAGTGTTACTGGTTTGTAAAAATCTGCTTAATTCCGGAGAATATGTTTCGAAACAGGCCAAAACACTCTTTGTAAAAAGTTATTCTGACATCCAAACATCGCTGAACCGTTCTCTCGGATACAAGGAGTGGGTAAAGCTGTATCACAGTTTAATAAAACGAGAAATGAGTCTTTCTGATATCGATGATGAGTCCATCCGGCAGGGACATCACGGACAGTTTAACGACGCAAATAAGAAATTTGGTGACTGGCTTATTTCAGTATATCCGAAATGGGTTGAGGAATCTGTGGCTCGCCCTACCATGTGTCACGATATCCTTAAAAAATTCATTATACCAGAAATCTCTTCTGGGCGCCCCATTGCCTTTTTGGTTCTTGATTCTCTTCGTATGGATCAATACATTACCATTCAACGGATTATTAAACGAAATTTTCAAGTAAACAACTATTTCTACTACTCCCTTATTCCTACGGCGAAGGAAATTGCCCTTTCTTCACTTTTGACAGGTGCACTTCCGCGTGATATCAAAAAAGAGCATGAAAGCCTTTGGAGTGTGGTGGAGCAGGGAGGTACTGTGTGGGAAGAGTTGGTAAAAATAGGTCTTGAGCCAAGTGATATTCCTCACGAAAAACGAACCTTTTACGATTTTTCCGCAGGGGCTATTGATATAGACTCTATTGCTTCCTCCATTGTACGGGATGGCTGTGTTCCCACCATTCATGCTGATTTTCTACAGCTTTTTGCTGGATTTGACTCTTCTGCAGCGTTGGGTGAAATGGCTGCAAATGGAACAGCCTTTCGTGAGATGCTTGAGTCATGGTTTCGTGGTTCTCGTTTGTATGAGTTACTACGGAGACTGAGCAGTGAAGAAGTTACGGTAATTCTCACATGCAGCTCTGGGAATATCCTCAGCACGCGTGGTACGGAGTACTATGGGCAAGATCAAAAAATATATTCGGGGCGTTTTCGTTATGGAGAATCTGTTTCGTGTGATGAGCGTTTTGGCTATCATCTCACAGAGCCTGAACGATTCGGCCTTCCCGTACGAAGTGATTCCACCCTGTATATTTCATTGAAAGAAAACTATTATTTCACTGAACATGCGTCCTATCAAGAGTATAATCGGCATTATAAGAATAGCTTTGAGCGTGGGGGAGTCAGTATGGATGAGGTAATTCTGCCACTTTCTGTACTAAAGCCAAAGGTTCTTGATTTAGACTTGGACTTTTAG
- the ligA gene encoding NAD-dependent DNA ligase LigA yields the protein MSQTRMNELYRKIAYYDATYYGTGRSEISDYHYDLLYRELVELEQQYPHLVSPNSPTQRIGSDLTEGFLKYTHATPMLSITNTYSKEELEKWIHDIQKYGALSCIAELKMDGVACALHYQDGRFIRAVTRGDGTRGDCITENVRTIRTIPLQIDAPGFLEVRGEILMSYPRFHHLNKELKENGQPPMQNPRNTAAGTIKLLSPQKVARRGLDFHAYALLAEGSELSHSKNLEKLKHLGFHTVIHSEPFAKPAPLLSFCSEWERKKENHPYPIDGMVIKVDEINRYDEIGLTAKSPRWVRAYKFAPDRGITEITAIDAQVGRTGVITPVARLRPISLSGTTVQNATLHNYDEIYRLSVNVGDMVTVEKSGEIIPKVISVAEKRTTTPFELPFHCPSCHSPLVKEPHTVALRCVNTACPAQRFSFLKHFVSRAAMNIDGLGPAILEELLQRKMIETPADLFKLTKEELVPLPRMGERSASKLLKSLEKSKNAGLASLVHALGIPLVGSETARVLAAETGSLEKLMNMSCEELEKIHTVGPEIAASLFSYFSTPENKSLISELKNLGLRTEETSGKNSDTSLEGSTYVITGTLSEFTRAEAKKLLESKGARVTSSVSRSTTALIAGENSGSKYTKAESLGIPIYTETFLENLTKKTPH from the coding sequence ATGAGCCAAACACGTATGAATGAGCTGTATCGAAAAATTGCATACTATGATGCAACCTATTACGGCACTGGGAGATCGGAGATCTCTGACTATCACTATGACCTTCTGTATAGAGAGCTGGTGGAGTTAGAACAGCAGTACCCCCATCTTGTATCGCCAAACTCTCCCACTCAGCGCATAGGAAGTGACCTCACAGAGGGTTTTCTCAAATACACCCATGCCACCCCTATGTTGAGTATCACCAATACCTACTCAAAAGAAGAGTTGGAAAAATGGATTCATGATATACAAAAATACGGTGCTCTAAGTTGTATTGCAGAATTAAAAATGGACGGTGTCGCCTGTGCCCTTCACTACCAAGACGGACGATTCATTCGTGCTGTGACCCGTGGCGACGGTACCCGGGGGGATTGTATCACAGAGAATGTTCGTACCATACGCACAATCCCCCTACAAATTGACGCCCCCGGTTTTCTGGAGGTGCGCGGGGAAATTCTTATGAGCTATCCACGTTTTCATCACCTCAATAAGGAACTGAAAGAAAACGGGCAGCCTCCCATGCAGAACCCACGTAATACAGCCGCAGGAACAATAAAACTGCTTTCTCCGCAGAAGGTTGCACGACGTGGACTTGATTTCCATGCCTATGCACTCTTGGCAGAAGGAAGCGAGCTCTCGCATAGCAAGAATCTTGAAAAACTGAAGCACCTGGGATTTCATACGGTCATTCATTCTGAACCATTTGCAAAACCAGCCCCCTTACTGTCATTCTGTTCAGAATGGGAGCGCAAAAAAGAAAATCACCCCTACCCCATAGATGGAATGGTTATTAAGGTTGATGAAATAAATCGCTATGATGAAATCGGTCTTACGGCAAAATCTCCCCGATGGGTACGAGCCTATAAATTTGCCCCGGATCGCGGTATTACGGAAATTACCGCCATTGATGCACAGGTGGGAAGAACGGGAGTAATCACCCCCGTTGCTCGCCTAAGGCCAATATCCTTGTCGGGCACGACCGTTCAAAATGCCACACTCCATAATTATGACGAAATATATCGGCTTTCTGTGAATGTGGGAGATATGGTAACCGTGGAAAAGAGTGGGGAAATTATTCCTAAGGTTATCTCCGTTGCAGAAAAACGTACCACCACTCCCTTCGAACTCCCCTTTCATTGTCCATCATGTCACTCACCTCTTGTTAAAGAGCCGCATACAGTAGCACTTCGCTGCGTTAATACAGCCTGCCCGGCACAACGGTTCTCTTTTCTCAAACATTTTGTTTCACGAGCTGCCATGAATATTGACGGTCTTGGGCCAGCCATTCTCGAAGAGCTTCTGCAAAGAAAAATGATAGAAACCCCGGCAGATCTCTTTAAACTCACTAAAGAAGAGCTCGTCCCCCTTCCCCGTATGGGTGAACGATCAGCATCAAAGCTACTCAAATCTCTCGAGAAAAGCAAAAATGCAGGTCTCGCCTCTCTCGTGCATGCCTTGGGTATTCCCCTTGTTGGAAGTGAAACAGCACGGGTGCTTGCTGCAGAAACAGGCTCCCTTGAAAAACTTATGAATATGAGCTGTGAGGAGCTGGAGAAAATTCATACGGTTGGACCAGAAATAGCAGCGTCACTCTTCTCATATTTTTCCACCCCGGAAAATAAATCCCTTATATCAGAACTGAAAAATCTGGGCCTCCGTACGGAAGAAACATCAGGAAAAAACAGTGACACCTCTCTTGAAGGCTCAACCTATGTCATAACCGGAACCCTCTCGGAATTCACTCGGGCTGAAGCAAAAAAGCTTCTTGAATCAAAGGGGGCACGAGTTACCTCTTCTGTGAGCCGCTCCACCACTGCACTTATTGCGGGTGAAAATAGTGGATCAAAATATACAAAAGCGGAGTCCCTCGGGATACCCATTTATACTGAAACTTTTTTAGAGAATCTTACCAAGAAGACCCCACATTGA